The Erigeron canadensis isolate Cc75 chromosome 1, C_canadensis_v1, whole genome shotgun sequence genome segment tcctagtattttgttttgagttaaggggttaatttagttggaactttagtggctagcgggtattaaACCCACTAAAAATTTAATTGGGACGTGGCTTTCAGGAGATAAGCCAGACAAACACTTTTGTGACTCATGTTTTCCCACTCAAGTTCACTTCTCTTCTAACTATCCTATTTTCTCAAAATCCTTCCAAGTTCATGCAATTAAATCCTCAAATCATAAATTAAAGGATTGTACTCCTGGAACTATAACATCAATCATCATCAATTGTattagaaattgaaatttgggGCTTTCCTtgaggtggtggtggctgaaataatattaaggaagaaaaaggggaagaatttcaatttttaaaaccctaattccttgtctctcattcttgaggtattAATTTCCATAACCCTAGttctattttgttatttaattttagggttcttaatcTTAGAATTTAAGAGtctttattattgttttttttagtaaaactcTAGTTATATTTGATTGAGAATTGgttagtttgatttaaagagttTGTGATAATGGAAAATCCCCATAGTAAGAATTTCATAATTTggtggtgtttggctagaaatCATGAAATAAAGTTTTATCATGAAAATTTGGACTTGTGGGAAAAGTGTTGAatagccaaacaccatagtgTTAGAATTGAGGAATGCAAGTAGTTATATGTAAGACAattgagtcatggaactcatagatgtTATGTGTTTAATCGTGTATAGGTATTGAAGATTAGCTTGTTGAGCTTGTAGCCTATTAGTGTCAAGTAGCCAAattgaggtgagtgtatatacatataatcatattcttgttattgaggtcataggtgggtaaattcctatgacccatagtTGATTGTtgtaagaactagtaggtgggtaaattcctactagtcatgtTGTATGTaaaagctagtaggtgggtaaattcctactagccaaaatatccatggccatgttgaaaatgtatgTGTGATGTTTGTTATGAATGATatggctagcttgctaggcttattatggtgcttgatgcacaaagttaaatggcatgattatgattatgtgtatatgcattcactaagctaTTGCTTAtaatttagttgtttaactttttataggagttggtagtagccaAGGTAAAGATTTGATCAAGTGATATATTTGAAGTGGATGTTGTCATCAAAGGTATTTGGCCATCTTTGAAGGTTGGCAACTTGGATAATGGTGTAGACTCCCTTGGTAcattttggctcttgatacatgttCTTTTTGGTAAAACAAGTATGTTATTATGTATTGGAAGTCATAAGTTTTGTTGAATGAAATATGCAACTAAAAAGGGTTAAatcgcccattttgccacttttGTTAACTTCGGGCGAATGACCCGTTTGGTcgttttaatgtatatttcaaTGGTTAAAGTTTTGGATGTATCCATTATgttgtaatatatgattttactcattttggtgttttggtttaaaGAATTTGAAGCATAGAATGTGAAACATGAATTTTTGGTCAAAATGGAAAAGTGCAGGTCGGACTATAAAATTACGGCCCTGACCATAATTTTACGGCCCTTTGATTTAGATgggaccgtaaatttacggccctGGGCCATAAATTTATGGCTCTTgaaattttgagttgttttcaATCAGAGAAGAAAAAAATCCAGGAGCGAATTACAGCTAGTTATAATTGAAGCCATAACTTTACAGTTGGGTTTTTACGATCAGTTGTAATtaagccgtaaatttacggctcTCAACCATAAATTTACGACCACTTTTTACGGCCAGTATAAAAAAAATcgtatttttcttaaattgagTCGAGTCGTTTCAATAGggttgttaggtacctaagcttaggtgtaaaacactcatatattgtttttttaatccataaatatcatgggggccaaacatttaatcattaacaaaaaaaaatattaaaaaatttgtatgtgaggggttccacacttaagcttaggtggcggacaaccttatattcccttttctctctctctatatatatatatcatgctaatattttataatttcttgtttaatgaataaatgcatgagcccccatgatttttatggattaaaaaaacaatatgtgagtgttccacacctaagcttagatacccgacaaccttatattctcatccctatatatatatatataactcttataaaacaatagttaaccaagcattttaaagccctcttacaatctaaaactaatttgaaaaattgccacataagattttatcctatgtgtcaactccatatttttctttaaataaactatatatttagaaaacaaatgaacctatatatgttaaaataaataaatatatatattgtaagaatctaagatattctcattagataaaatgatatcttctctttagtttaaaaaatcacgtctatacctaatgatatttcattatcttttttattcaacatttatatgaggtttctttcgttttttttatagtgattatatgaaagtttgctcaggTCGTTGATTAGTTGAaactctcatcgcattaatcattagtgacaatatttaaagtttataaacttttttatcaccactaaattatattcatcttatatgagttaaaagctttgtataatattaaaactttctgaaagagttatgttaattctttcgttcataccaccatggaaattatgtacaatttttgtattaatttttttttatctttttttgaattttatgataatggttaatataatctcatttttcttttgttttttaacaatacaactTTTCATTGTgataagaaaaatattatgatggcaGACGAAaagttagttcaaaacaagtgtatataacaattagtttaatgattggataatgaatatgttattgctaatttaattaagtgaaactaaatagattgttcgtccatatgtttttttacgattattattgatccattccattaactcatttgttcacatattaagcgtttcattaaattttttttaagcaagtttaactcaaatctcactttattgagcacctttttaaagtagccgcacatcgtgcgggtaaaaaaatcctagtatatatatatatatatatatatatgaatttattcATTTTGTTTGAATCTTTTTACTAATCCTATTGTCTTTTAACCATAGTCCGTAGGACTACCACTAATAGAGTATGTCTAAATACTTACAAAAACATTTACTTAAACTACATGTATCGTTATTCATATCAATAGAAATATTTTCAATATGTTTATGCGTATATGGAGAAGCTAATAAACATGGTTTTTATAAccatgttcaaaaaaaaaaaaattccccaCGTTTTAAAGGACTTTGATGGCTATTTATTTTATCTCTTATCCACTTAGtgatagtttttaataaaataacgtGTCTTATTAAGTTAGTTCGATATGGTTGTGTCTTGTCGGCTAAAGACACTAACAAAAATATAACAACTCTAACTCTAATGCTTGCCAAAGCTAATCAAGTTCGCCTTGAGCGTATAGATGAAGGGGTAGAGGATATAACCTTAAGGTTGGACCTAGCTtctaacaaaagaaaaagttgtGGTGTTAGTTCCATTCTTGTGTTAGTCTCCTTGTATGATCTTGAAGGCTCAATTAGATCGATTTGCCAATCGCACGTTAGGCTTAAAACGGTTTGATGCGAGTTGCTCAAACTAAGTTATCCAATGACAATATATTaacctttttaataaaaatctaattAAGCTCATTTAACACGGAAAAAACCATTTAAAGTTTCAAATTAATGACTGATCACATTTTAACCACACactacaaaatataatttaataaagtaatacAGTATAATCATGTTGTGCAtgtttgatatataatatacgattaaaaagttataatgtACAAATTACCACTCATACAAAATGTTATCATTCATAATCTAGGTCGAAGTTATGACAACCTtacataatatttttgtttgtttgttgtgttgAAGCTTAACAGTATGATAACTAATAGGATTGAAATTGAATGTAGATTATTGTATAAGGGAGGCAATTGTATCAAGCAAATGTGGTTTCTAATGACATCTACTTTGGGTATAACTTGTACCAAAAGCAACAATTATTGGACCCTTTGTGGATTTTCTTGTAAAGCACAATTCCTAAATTTATGGATAATTCTTAGCattttgtacatatatacatcactCATGATATTGATTGCCACCTTACAAACTTCAACACTATTTACCTTGAAAACTACAAGACCAAGACTCGGGAGAGAACAATCCAATCCATACATAATATACGTACTTTTGGCATTTTCCATAAACCCCACGAGAGTATCGTGTATGAACTTAccttatataaaagaaaacgaACGCAAATGTACTTGTAATAATGTAAATGCATGTAATTGATATATCAAGTGCATCTCAAGTTCTTTAAATTAAGGtctaaaacaatatatatatatattttttttataataactagTATATCAACATGTTATGGCAAAATTGTTTAGATGACAAGAATATAAAAGATCATGTATAAGttgttagaaatttaaaaataatataatagaaatattcttttttaaataaatatagctTTATATAAGACAAAAgtaaatattatttatgttttaagatatcaaactataaaaaaataaaatcaaatggtgaaaaattatgacatcattaaaaaaaagaaaatggttaAGAAAAAATTAGAAGtattaaataagttatttttttaaagatgatgatgtcatcacaaCTCTTTTTTACAAATTGTTTAGATAGATATGATGGATCTTACTCGCATGTTATTACTAGACtatcttttattacattaaaacataGTTGCTCTAACAATTTATCAGCCAATCATAGTTTccgattttttaaagttgacttttattttttaattttgactttaacttacacttttttgtttttcatcacaaatttacacaataattttaatataataaacaaataataatagctaatataaaTCCAATAAATAATAGCTAacatttatccaataaaataatgactagttatatatccaatagaataataactaatatatatccaataaaatgTTCAatcatatagatataaaattaattaactaaaaacaaataaaatttaatgtagaTATATTATTGAAACAactgtttatttattatatatttttttttttcataacttTCTTTACATTTGAATTGAATagttaatttttatgtatacatTCAACTTtgaaattataaacttttatgactttAATGTTTGAAGTTATAATATGAACAACATTgtaaatctcgtgtccagtgttggacacgggtttaaaatctaataattaatattaaaatacatcTTTGgcgcaaatatatatatatataaatttgatattttgttgCTAGGAGCTCGAAAttgaattaatatatattaattaatttcaagCTCATACTTTAGGCTTGAACTCATTTTTGAACTCAATAAATATGAGCTTAACTTAAGTTTCGAATAAAGTTTGATTATTAACAGCTTAATTTACGTTCAACCAGTTTGACTAAATAACTTGTTACTAGTTTAGAAACAAAATAACTTAAATCGTCATATCCATAAGTAAATAAGTCgaaatgatacatatatatccGCAATCCGCGTATATATTGTAagatctataaatatataattagggTTGCTTAAAGGAATAATATTCCATTTGGAGATACTTAAGGAAGAGGGAAAGAGTAGTAGTTTAGTATTAGTATATGCCGGCGGAAGAAGAGTATAACGTAATAAGACGCCGATGATGAAAGAATCATCGTCATATTCCCTGAATTTATTCCGCCGTAAACGTGTCCGTTAAAAATGCAAACCCGTAAAAATTGGGAAgctgaaaatgaaatttttgttaaattaaatttatttatgacaGATGTGATCCCCTTGAGTTTCGCCACATGCTGAGTTTAAGTTTTCTGACACAGTTTCTAAACCTTACTCCACAATGCAACCAATAGgaatatacctttttttttcatttacaaaaataaatagtaAAGAATATACTTTCTTCGTCTTATTCTCTTTTTCCATCGATATGTATACGTACTATCACGTCATCATTGTACACATACTACTTCATTAAGTACAAGTAACTTTCTGATTCATAACTTTTGGTTATAAATATTTcactaacatatatatgttggttTTCACAACATATATACGTTGGTTTTCAGTAAACTCTATGATTCATAACTTTTGGCAATAAAACTatgttataatataatggaGATGGACAAAAGACAACTAAATAATATGATTTGATTTTGATCGGTAACATTGTGATAATTTAACGTTGACAAAGGAAAGTGATTTAAGATTCCGATTGGGTAAGGTTTATGTGAAAAATGTTCACATATATGAACATAATAATGTTATGTATAACCTAATATGTGAACGATTTTGTTTAAAACATCGAGTTATAACTTAAGGGTTATTATGGTTCTTATCATTTAAATGAATATTTTCTTATTAAGATATTTGTATGTTAGTTTAACATTCCATAagaaattcatttttcataccGTTTACATTTTACTTGTGCGTTTGAACTTATTAAGTTATCATATTTCATAAGAAAGCCCGTGATATGTAACCATATCAAGAATAGTAACACACTTTAATTTTATCTCAAAGAGTAAAAATGGGTAAATAACGAATTTGAAAGCCATACTAGTTTGAATGATACATATGGTAGTGTGATCATTTGAGACGTAACTAATTATTAAGTTGGTTGTTGTGAAAATTTTGTGACTTGATTATTTGATTAGTTGCTAATCATGCATTTACTGAGATTAAAGACTGATGAGCATCATGAGATCAGTATGCAACAAGCTTAGAGTAGTGTTAACATCAGATTTAATTAGaataagttatatattatatgtacatAATAATATACTTAAAATGAATTTACATGAACTTTGGTCACATCATAAATTGTAATTTCCTATTCTAAAAATTAAACCAAACCAACGAAATGAAAAGTCACTCACTATCTAGCTAActaagtgaaactaaataaaTTAGAAGGTCCTAATTATTATTAAGATCGAAACAATGATTTGGATCAataacaatgaaggttaaaaTGAGTAACTAAATCAAACCAATAATATTATCTTTGCTGATTAATATTCCAACAAAGAATCCAACTCCGAAAGCACAGTCGGAGTTGGTTCATCCGGATGATCATATGGCCTCGTACGCAAATCATGCATCGATGCCGAAGATATTTCTGTAGTCATGTCGTTACTAATCCCCGTATCTTGTGATGTTACACTAATCTTGCTAGATTGGTTGGTGTTAGTCGAAACATATGGTTCCACCTTGCATTGGCCTACACCTTTTTCTGCCTCCCCCTCGAGCCCACCACTAGCCCTATCCATGTAACGGGTTGGCCCGGATGATAAATATGGGAAGTTTGTACTACTAAAGTTGTTAGCAAAGCTATTTTGTTGGTGATCACCAACAAATGTGCTCATTTGGAAGGAGTTGGTGTCAAAGTTGTAATTGTAAGGTGAAACATGAATGTTTTTGTAGTCTTGATGTCTTTGAAGTATTTGAGATTGGTCATGAGAGAAATATGATAATGGGTAGTTTTCATGATCTACCAATCCCTTGAACTTTTGAACACTACTAGAATTTTCATTGTGGTTGATGGTGATGTTGTTTCTATTCGACTGATGAGTAAAACTTGACTCGCCGGCTCTATCTGAATCCAAATGTGGAGCTGGCGGATCCATCAAAGGAGGCAGCCATGGTGGACTATCCAACAACCCATCCACAAAAGAATTTATCCTTGACAACCCATGATCCGAATTCGGATTCCTTTTCATTTCAACATTCTTATGAACAATTCGACACACAACCCATTCATCCTGCAAAATTGATAAAccaacatatattaatataaatatctctagctagctagctagactCTAATTCTTGATTATCTTATCTTTTGTATAGAGATAGATGTTTGAAATGAACAGATTTTTGactaaaaatagataaaattgCCAATATAAAAATGCATAAAGAAGTTGTAACTAATTCACCTTAGAGGCTCTAGACATGTTGTAGTATGAGAAATCCCCTTCAAGTCTAAATTCATGCATGACCCAATTTGTTTTCTCTCCTTTCGGAGCTCTTCCTTTGTAAAACACAAGTGTCTTCTTCATCCCCACCAACTTTCCAGCACCGGATTTTCCTTTCTTCGTTATCTCCTTATCTTTTCCGGTAGCCTTCCAGTAACCAGAATCCGTGGCTCGGTTTGTTCTCATCCCCGTTGGATACTTCCTGTCTCTTTGGCAAAAGAAGAACCATTCTTTCTCCCCCATCTTTGCTTGCTCTGAAACATATTTAATTTCACATCTATTAATTCACATGGTAAAGTATAGAACCTAGCTAGCTTTCTAACCTATACATATAACCGAATATTGATTATTTAGTTATTCACTATGAAATCCACAATCATCagcaaattaaaaaagaaaagtacaaaaaaataaaataaaaaatccagCTAGCTAAGTTCCAAGACTTTTGACAATAATCGAATAAAAACAATGAAACCATCATTAAACTTGTTTGTCTATATATAGTGCATGGATTCCTAAATTGAACACTAATTATGATGTTCCTTCGTATAAGCAATTATAGTAGactttaaaacaaaaatgattgCACAATTTCTatattatattctttttaatttgttagttGTGGATTTCAGATTTTCTATATGTAAGAATTCTATACAAATacacaaatatttacaattcATCTACCATGAGTACTCTATATATGTTCTAGTATTTACTACTCATCTACAAATCGATCTATTTACtacaaatataaacaaattcttCATATGTTATCCATATATTTTCCAGATACGAGtaattattaagattaaaaaaagaagaaaaaagaaaaaaaactgacTTGGTAAATCCCAGGGTTCGCACTTGTTTAGATCAACTTCTCCAATAGCACTAGCAGTGAATTTCCTGTTAACGACTTTAGGCGTAAGATAATGAGTTATGATTTCTTCATCTGTCGGATGGAATCTAAATCCGGGTGGCAAACCTATCAACGCGTCATCTCCTTCGTTCACTACCATCGATCCAGATGCTCcttccatatatatttatatagctACAACTACAAACTACGACTAATCAACGTAAACTATGCGTGTGCTTCCAGGATCAGGCCAGTTAGTTGAAATTCAAACACAATTAAATCTTAGTAGCTAGCTAGATGATGAGTATataatatggaaaaaaaaaacaaaaaaaaaaactcaatgaGATACACAGGGAATAAAAGGGAGCAGgatataaaaagagaaaaaatgatGCAAGTAATGGAATTTAAATAGAATAGATGCGTAGACAGCAAGTAACTTCTAAAGGAATACTCCTCCTCTTTCAATTGTCAAACTTTTGGACTTTTATTAGAAAACTACATTTTCCAAGTATATTCTTTTAACGTATATACACACgtattcgtatatatatatatatatatgtttgaggTCGATATttgaaaccatatatatatatgctagctAGCTACATGTTTTAATATACAACAatcatttcaaaatattatatgacGTACGTTGCTAGGTACTGTAGGTATATTATCGATCTGCGTGTACGTCTAACACATTAAGCTAGCTTTTGGGTAAAAGGCTTTAAACCCGATAAATACTGTAACATACGTACAGTAAGTTAATTTAATTAACGTGCGGTCAAGAGTGGTATTCGAATTTAATTAACGATATGATTTAGATGAGAGATCGAGCTGTGACTTTTCGATCATGTGATCAAAACTTTTGATTCAAAAGTACAGTACTGTATCCACACCAGTCAcagtattgtatatatattgactTGGACTATCATGTATATACGTATGCGACGTacaatttatttatctatatatacttgGTGGGTATTTCATTTCAGCCtaattaacataattacttggtaacatatataatagtcacacatatgcatacatatataagtttgtCGGAATATGCTATATTTGTATTTCAGCTTAAAGCCAGATACAGTTGTAGTTACAAAAGTATCCAAATACAAAAAGGTGGATTTAGAAAGTAGTATATCTAATctaatttaagaataaataatgTGGTAAAGTCTATAAAATATTCAATGTTATCCACTAGCATGTTTTATAAAGGGAGGAAAAAGCTATTGCAAGTTTCTTATTAGTTGTTAGATGAAGGTGGTGGGTCTAGGTGGGGTGGGCCCAGTATATCATCCTTTTCACATTTGGGATGATGTACTGTGTATATGTATCATTCACTTGTTTGAATACACAATTAATATCCCTTAACTTTCCATGGCTGGAAAAACTACATATATACCAATGTgttaaaatttcatatatagtaGATATATCTTTGCAAAGTTAGTTTCATCTCCTCAATCAGTCAAGTTGATCAATCGTtaatttttggactaaaacatGAATATATTGGTAAAGTTTTTTTCACGGTTTAAAACCATTCATCCAATGTTTTGGTTATCAAAAACGAAAATACTTGCTCTAAATTGTTCTTAAAGCGAAGTGTGAGTGTTTTTTACTAGATCACCAAGTCAAGCCGTCAAGTTACAAGTGTAAGTTACATCAAAAAGTCCTGTCCCAAGCAACTATGGTTTAACAATGACACACTTGTAAATAAGACAATTTTAAATGTAATATTCACTCTAGCTAAGATGTTAAATTTACGTTTCAATGTGGATTTCAAAAATGATACTTGAAACGAGTATATGTTATGAGCTGCACATAATTAGATAATGTTTACTTTATCTATAAATGTCTatatttctatttaattttcTGTATTATTATCTGTCGCCTAAGCCTTTTCTCAAACACACAAGCAACTATAAATACTATATGGCCATATGTGAGAACAAAATCTTAATACGGATTGGTAAGATttttgaccttgggaggatccacTTAGGTTCGAGTCCTACTTCTCAAATTTGTGAGAGTGGATTAATAGTGGTTTTTTTAGAATCCTGTTTTTCAGGCATACATGTAATTAATTTAGGAGTTGAAGTAGAATaaaatgtcgttaaaaaaaaatacggaTCCGAAGTAAGGGGGGAGAAATATGAATTTCCCAAAAGTAGAGGGAGGGAAACAAGTATATAGGTTCAGTCATGAGTGGACGTCATAGAATTGCAAAGAAAGTCAAAAGcgataaaaaagaaagaaaaaaagtcgATCGAGAATCCCACAAGGCTTTAAAGTAATGGGGTTTATGGCTTTCGGGGCACAACTACTGCTTGGGAACGCGTCAACACACCGTTATATACACACACTCTCTCAATTTCAATACACACGCACTCTACCGCTTTCCGATCATCAAAAAGTGCGACTTTTGAACTTCCAATTATTGTCTAACTTTTCAAtacttaaaatattattatgatatatatgtatttcatccaaactaatatacaaaatataacttttctttATTGTATTCGTAAATGTTTGATGCGTTTAAATATAGATTCAAAGAAATGGGTATGATAACAAGGATGTaactagaaaaaataaattgtataaAGTTTGTGTCAATATTTGAATAGAGTTGACAtatcttttaaatatattttataggcTTGTATTTAGATGTGGCGAGAAACCAAACATCCACGaagtttttgataaatatatttagataaattACACTACCAATTCATATATTAGAAGTGATCTAGGataatttttgttaattaaaggTAATATGGTTCAATGGTTGAATCAAGCCAAATGGTTAACACTATTGTCTCTAAAAATAAAGGTCAAAAATTCTATTCTTACTCTATGCAAAAATTATAAgtcattttctatcatttaaaTAAAAGCTGAAGCAGTTTCTCTACCTTGATGAAGGTAAGACTATACATATTATCTCAAGTCTTAACCTTTCTCATACATCATCAAAATATCTGGacctaaaaattataaaaaaaacaacgtAAGTGTTTAATTACATTTCGAGTTTATCTTTTACGCAAAACCAACATATGGATCTtttcaaagatatatataaaatacaattaaGTACTCCGATGCTTTAGCATTAAAACAATCGAACTATTCTAAGAACAATATTCTTCTTGAGCACTAGATCCAATAAAgtgttgatttttttaaatatgtttgcCAATAAAATTAGAGTTTTGGTAAATGAAACTCTAACGAgtgtattaaatagttatacatttaccataaaattcagataacgagcttttaatatgaaaatatacaatCTTTTTgtgcacgttaagtgaaaccTTAAAGACTTCATTTAGTATTTTCCATAAAATTAATCGGAACAGTTAAACAAAGGTAACATATTACAGTATAATGATTGCATTATTATAGttatagattttgattttgtatatttgtgCGTCCATGAGGTTATTAATCCAAGGTAATAAAATATAGTCTATTAATTAAATAGTCATGTTTTGAAATAACTTTCAACTGATCGAACATGTTCTGAGTCGTTGCGCGCTTTGGTGCATCTGGCCCGTCTTCTTGGCACCTTAATTCAGATAGCAGGGAGTGTGATAACATAAATGCATGCATTACGCTTCCTTTCACTCCGTACTCATCCTACTAACGATTTACgagtaattattttattttagaagcTATTTATAATTAACAAACTCTTATGCGTATTTTTACCCAGCTTGAATGTCGCGAGAAACAAAGAAACAAAGTCAATTGTTTCATTTT includes the following:
- the LOC122585417 gene encoding NAC domain-containing protein 87-like gives rise to the protein MEGASGSMVVNEGDDALIGLPPGFRFHPTDEEIITHYLTPKVVNRKFTASAIGEVDLNKCEPWDLPKQAKMGEKEWFFFCQRDRKYPTGMRTNRATDSGYWKATGKDKEITKKGKSGAGKLVGMKKTLVFYKGRAPKGEKTNWVMHEFRLEGDFSYYNMSRASKDEWVVCRIVHKNVEMKRNPNSDHGLSRINSFVDGLLDSPPWLPPLMDPPAPHLDSDRAGESSFTHQSNRNNITINHNENSSSVQKFKGLVDHENYPLSYFSHDQSQILQRHQDYKNIHVSPYNYNFDTNSFQMSTFVGDHQQNSFANNFSSTNFPYLSSGPTRYMDRASGGLEGEAEKGVGQCKVEPYVSTNTNQSSKISVTSQDTGISNDMTTEISSASMHDLRTRPYDHPDEPTPTVLSELDSLLEY